Below is a window of Synechococcus sp. RSCCF101 DNA.
CAGCCACGATGTCAGATAATGCTTGCCAAAAGATGCGCTTACGAAACCACTGGGGATCGAGGCGCTCTATTGGAATTAAGTGGTCCACTGCCATCTGTGGGACATAATAGATTCGATCTTTTCCAATCGCTTCAAAAAGCTCGGTTTCATCATTGCTCAGGAGTGCACTTGTGCCGTTGCGCCCGAGTCTCTCATCAAAGCCAATACCCTGCTGAAATACCCGCCGACGGAATACCATATTCGCCCCTGCTATCCATACTCCTTCAGCCATCGACGTCGGCTGATCAACAGGCCAATCAATGCAAGAAAGAAATTCTTCTAGCTTGGAATCGATCCATACGGGCTTGCGGTTCGCTGGATATTTTGCAAGGATTCTCCCGCCGATCACATCCCATTGTGGATTATTACTGAACAAGTCAATAGCTTCAGATGCCCAAGTTGAGCTTGCCATAGCATCGTCATCTAAGAAAGCAATAAGCTCGGCACAAGAAGCCTCAATGCCAATGTTTCGCGCTCTGCTTAGGCCTGAAATAT
It encodes the following:
- a CDS encoding glycosyltransferase family 2 protein translates to MTKPKLSIVIATFKRYDTLANSINSVLTQEHVDREDLEIIVVDNTPPGERKPVYNAIKCDQFITEDISGLSRARNIGIEASCAELIAFLDDDAMASSTWASEAIDLFSNNPQWDVIGGRILAKYPANRKPVWIDSKLEEFLSCIDWPVDQPTSMAEGVWIAGANMVFRRRVFQQGIGFDERLGRNGTSALLSNDETELFEAIGKDRIYYVPQMAVDHLIPIERLDPQWFRKRIFWQALSDIVAGTVWLSSKDASQRFADDILNVPAEYRSYRAMEFEPSNSEDMNRQLRLIYSQLMIMMNGSPTFTWPKS